Proteins encoded within one genomic window of Brachybacterium sp. P6-10-X1:
- a CDS encoding GMC oxidoreductase, producing MDDRPTADAIVVGSGFGGAVAAARLAQAGFSVVILERGRRWNPGDFPRRPHLEDGWLWEVDRGLYDIRWLDTMGSVQASGWGGGSLVYANVFARPFEGAMDERWPAHLRRRTLDPYYDLAAHMTGVAPTGSDPATGRAAPRTALIEQMMEGMGAPERTIRPTLAVTFGDSETWRPNAQGVPRRGCAFVGECVIGCNHGAKNTLDTTYLALAERHGAQAVPDAEVRRIELLPTASNGREYTVVTSTPSDPSAPPREWVAPRVILAAGAVATTELLLRARDRHGTLPDLSAHLGRGFSGNGDFLTLAELRGDRTDMTTGPTITTTTVLSVPEGRRSVWYQVQDGAIPPPLQALIDALLPAGGLRHRWQRLRRSDPRRTFAVLSMGKDSGRGTLRLDTSGTAELAWSNRWQSQLYRSQRRVGPLISRLLGARQYNPPTWSLLRRTITVHPLGGVRPGPDADSGVVDGAGEVHGYPGLFVMDGSTLPAATGVNPSATILAATERAIETVIRAAGRPGWRAPEWEDLSPAPVPEDSAFAAAAALHEATRGDGVLFTERMATCGRRRPRLEMRLSAEVRSIDRFLTDPAHIVSIQGAIDVDGLVSAAPVSGTLSLFPRGIDEAMRYSLRFEDDSGRAWQLTGVKTTRSRLPLALLSGLTTLPTEIAPVDDSGTQPLRTLLTINLANVARLGISLRGQAFTRARRLRAAARFLAFFTRSALSGPRVGRPGSGPGAGQV from the coding sequence ATGGACGATCGACCCACCGCCGACGCGATCGTGGTGGGCAGCGGGTTCGGTGGTGCCGTGGCTGCCGCCCGCCTCGCACAGGCAGGGTTCTCCGTCGTGATCCTCGAACGGGGCCGACGATGGAACCCCGGGGACTTCCCCCGTCGGCCCCACCTCGAGGACGGCTGGCTGTGGGAGGTCGACCGCGGTCTGTACGACATCCGCTGGCTCGACACCATGGGCAGCGTCCAGGCCTCGGGCTGGGGCGGTGGTTCGCTCGTCTACGCCAATGTGTTCGCCCGGCCCTTCGAAGGAGCGATGGACGAGCGGTGGCCCGCCCATCTGCGTCGCCGGACCCTCGACCCCTACTACGACCTGGCGGCGCACATGACGGGCGTGGCGCCGACCGGCTCCGATCCGGCCACCGGCAGGGCCGCTCCCCGCACCGCCCTCATCGAGCAGATGATGGAAGGGATGGGGGCCCCGGAGCGCACCATCCGACCCACGCTCGCCGTCACCTTCGGCGACTCCGAGACGTGGCGCCCCAACGCCCAGGGCGTCCCGCGGCGAGGATGCGCCTTCGTCGGCGAGTGCGTGATCGGCTGCAACCACGGCGCCAAGAACACCCTGGACACCACCTACCTCGCGCTCGCGGAGCGCCATGGCGCGCAGGCCGTCCCCGACGCCGAGGTCCGACGGATCGAGCTCCTCCCCACCGCGTCGAACGGTCGCGAGTACACGGTGGTCACCTCGACACCCTCCGATCCCTCCGCACCTCCTCGCGAATGGGTCGCGCCGAGGGTGATCCTCGCCGCCGGAGCCGTGGCCACCACGGAGCTGCTGCTGCGCGCCCGGGATCGGCACGGCACGCTGCCGGATCTGTCCGCACACCTGGGACGCGGATTCTCCGGCAACGGCGACTTCCTGACCCTGGCCGAGCTGCGCGGCGACCGGACGGACATGACGACCGGGCCCACGATCACCACCACGACGGTGCTGTCCGTCCCGGAGGGCCGACGATCGGTGTGGTACCAGGTCCAGGATGGTGCGATCCCTCCGCCGCTGCAGGCCCTCATCGATGCGCTGCTGCCCGCCGGCGGCCTACGGCACCGGTGGCAGCGGCTCCGTCGCTCGGACCCGCGTCGAACCTTCGCCGTGCTCTCCATGGGAAAAGACTCCGGCCGCGGCACGCTGCGCCTGGACACCTCCGGGACGGCGGAGCTGGCCTGGAGCAATCGGTGGCAGTCCCAGCTCTACAGGTCCCAGCGCCGTGTGGGGCCCCTGATCAGCCGCCTGCTGGGTGCCCGCCAGTACAATCCCCCGACCTGGTCCCTGCTGCGCAGGACCATCACCGTCCACCCGCTGGGCGGGGTGCGGCCCGGCCCCGATGCCGACAGCGGGGTCGTCGACGGGGCGGGCGAGGTGCACGGATACCCCGGGCTCTTCGTCATGGACGGCTCGACCCTGCCGGCCGCCACGGGCGTGAATCCCTCGGCGACGATCCTGGCCGCCACGGAACGCGCCATCGAGACCGTCATCCGTGCCGCCGGTCGCCCCGGATGGCGCGCTCCGGAATGGGAGGACCTCTCGCCGGCGCCGGTGCCCGAGGACTCCGCGTTCGCGGCCGCCGCGGCCCTGCACGAGGCGACCCGGGGCGACGGCGTGCTGTTCACCGAGCGGATGGCCACGTGCGGTCGCCGCCGTCCCCGTCTCGAGATGCGACTGAGCGCCGAGGTGCGCAGCATCGACCGCTTCCTCACCGACCCGGCCCACATCGTGTCGATCCAGGGAGCGATCGACGTCGACGGCCTCGTCTCGGCGGCGCCCGTCTCCGGCACCCTGTCCCTGTTCCCCCGCGGCATCGACGAGGCGATGCGCTATTCCCTGCGGTTCGAGGACGACTCCGGGCGCGCGTGGCAGCTGACCGGTGTCAAGACGACCCGCTCCCGGCTGCCTCTGGCCCTGCTGTCCGGGCTGACCACGCTTCCCACCGAGATCGCCCCCGTCGATGACTCGGGCACGCAGCCGCTCCGGACACTGCTGACGATCAACCTCGCGAACGTGGCGCGGCTGGGAATCTCCTTGCGCGGCCAGGCCTTCACCCGAGCCCGCCGCCTCCGGGCGGCGGCTCGTTTCCTCGCCTTCTTCACGCGCTCCGCCCTGAGCGGTCCCCGCGTCGGACGTCCCGGGAGCGGTCCCGGGGCGGGGCAGGTGTAG
- a CDS encoding SDR family oxidoreductase, which translates to MTSQGGGDRARVLVTGATGYIGSRLVPALDDRGARVRVCGRHMNRLDAQPWRDRVEAVEADLVDRRSVRRAVSGVDVVVFLVHSMSGGSGFAEREARMAHIMADEAERAGVSRIVYLSGLHPDSDRLSEHMASRRRVGRILCDGTVPTTVLEAATVIGAGSAGFEIIRHLSERLPVMPAPRWVRNRIEPVAVTDVLHYLVEAVIAAGDVSGTYGVGSGETDLRFADLLTVYAEVAGLRRRRVFSLPLPAPLLSGGWIGLVTPVPLSIAVPLAQSMQHEAVTSGPLADEVLPPPVGGPMPYRTAVRTALEAERFGDLASRWDADLGHERVPESSLPSDPEWAGNTVFTDERQRERADVDPSSVWRVIEGIGGASGWYSTPVLWALRGLADRLLGGPGLRRGRRDPRRLRVGDAVDWWRVERIEPGRCLTLRAEMRMSGRAWLQLSVEPCDGGTRYRQRAIYFPDGLLGRLYWWGISPFHALVFPAMARNIMSAARATSGRMADGADRDGDLDGL; encoded by the coding sequence GTGACGAGCCAGGGCGGCGGCGACCGGGCCCGCGTCCTCGTCACGGGCGCGACGGGATACATCGGCAGTCGTCTCGTGCCGGCGCTCGACGATCGCGGGGCCCGGGTGCGGGTCTGCGGACGGCACATGAACCGGTTGGACGCCCAGCCCTGGAGGGACCGGGTGGAGGCTGTCGAAGCCGATCTCGTCGACCGTCGGTCCGTGCGGCGCGCGGTCTCCGGAGTCGACGTCGTGGTCTTTCTCGTGCATTCGATGTCAGGCGGGAGTGGTTTCGCCGAGCGCGAGGCGCGCATGGCGCACATCATGGCCGACGAGGCCGAGCGCGCCGGAGTCAGCAGGATCGTCTATCTCTCCGGCCTGCATCCCGACTCCGATCGGCTCAGCGAGCACATGGCCTCGCGCCGCCGGGTCGGTCGCATCCTGTGCGACGGCACCGTGCCGACGACCGTGCTGGAGGCCGCCACGGTCATCGGCGCCGGCTCCGCCGGCTTCGAGATCATCCGCCACCTCTCCGAGCGGCTGCCCGTCATGCCCGCTCCGCGCTGGGTGCGCAACAGGATCGAGCCGGTCGCCGTCACCGACGTCCTCCACTACCTCGTCGAGGCCGTGATCGCTGCGGGAGACGTCTCCGGGACCTACGGGGTGGGCAGCGGCGAAACGGACCTGCGATTCGCCGATCTCCTGACCGTGTACGCGGAGGTCGCGGGGCTCCGGCGCCGGCGCGTGTTCTCGCTGCCGCTGCCGGCTCCGCTGCTGTCGGGGGGCTGGATCGGCCTGGTGACGCCTGTGCCGCTGTCGATCGCCGTGCCGCTCGCCCAATCGATGCAGCACGAAGCCGTCACCAGCGGGCCTCTGGCCGACGAGGTCCTGCCTCCACCAGTCGGCGGGCCGATGCCGTACAGGACAGCCGTCCGCACGGCCCTGGAGGCCGAGCGCTTCGGGGACCTGGCCTCGCGCTGGGACGCCGACCTGGGGCACGAGAGGGTCCCCGAGTCGTCGTTGCCCTCGGATCCGGAGTGGGCGGGCAACACGGTGTTCACCGACGAGCGGCAGCGCGAACGAGCCGACGTCGACCCGTCCTCGGTGTGGCGTGTCATCGAGGGGATCGGGGGCGCATCCGGCTGGTACTCGACGCCCGTGCTGTGGGCCCTGCGCGGTCTCGCGGACCGGCTCCTCGGGGGGCCTGGCCTTCGACGTGGCCGTCGCGACCCCCGGCGCCTGCGGGTCGGAGACGCCGTGGACTGGTGGCGGGTCGAGAGGATCGAACCCGGGCGATGCCTCACCCTGCGCGCCGAGATGAGGATGAGCGGCCGCGCATGGCTGCAGCTGTCCGTCGAGCCCTGCGACGGAGGTACCCGCTATCGCCAGCGCGCCATCTACTTCCCCGACGGCCTCCTGGGTCGTCTGTACTGGTGGGGGATCTCCCCCTTCCACGCGCTCGTCTTCCCCGCGATGGCCCGCAACATCATGTCGGCGGCCCGGGCCACCTCGGGACGCATGGCGGACGGCGCGGATCGTGACGGGGACCTTGACGGGCTCTGA
- a CDS encoding ferrochelatase: MTHHLSTTDLRAEVTVDTFSEPRERRAAARDYDAILLASFGGPEAHEDVLPFLRNVTRGRGIPDERLVEVGEHYTALGGRSPINDQNRVLIDALRAELDARGIDLPVYWGNRNWEPSMSRTVRALHEDGHREILALATSAYSSYSSCRQYREDFGRALEETGLMGSLRIDKARPYFNHPGFLSPMADGIGAALEDLEAEGHDRSRIRILFSTHSIPEVMADASGPEEERTAGPARWYVAQHEAVCRYLVDAVVGGERRESVSGGAPAVSSWELVYQSRSGPPQVPWLEPDINDVIARIARSRSHEAVIVVPVGFVSDHVEVIWDLDTEARQSAEEHGLAFRRVPTSGTDPRFVAALADLVEERMTDGAPRQAVTDFGETPDVCGTACCLSGSSRGRIVPTTSALDSDQDLREFRTHARTDGEQR, encoded by the coding sequence ATGACGCACCACCTTTCCACCACAGATCTGCGGGCGGAGGTCACCGTCGACACGTTCTCCGAGCCGCGGGAACGCCGGGCCGCGGCGCGCGACTACGACGCGATCCTGCTGGCGTCGTTCGGCGGACCGGAGGCCCACGAGGATGTGCTGCCCTTCCTGCGCAACGTCACGCGGGGCCGCGGGATACCGGACGAACGCCTGGTCGAGGTCGGTGAGCACTACACGGCGCTGGGCGGACGTTCCCCGATCAACGACCAGAACCGGGTGCTGATCGATGCGCTGCGCGCGGAACTCGACGCGCGGGGTATCGACCTCCCCGTCTACTGGGGCAACCGCAACTGGGAGCCCTCCATGTCCCGGACCGTGCGCGCTCTGCACGAGGACGGCCACCGCGAGATCCTCGCCCTCGCCACCAGCGCGTATTCCTCGTACTCCTCGTGCCGTCAGTACCGGGAGGACTTCGGCCGCGCTCTCGAGGAGACAGGACTGATGGGGTCGCTGCGCATCGACAAGGCGCGGCCCTACTTCAACCATCCGGGATTCCTGTCGCCGATGGCCGACGGTATCGGCGCCGCCCTGGAGGATCTGGAGGCCGAGGGCCACGACCGCTCCCGCATCCGGATCCTGTTCTCGACGCATTCGATCCCGGAGGTCATGGCCGACGCCTCCGGCCCGGAGGAGGAGCGGACTGCGGGCCCGGCGCGCTGGTACGTCGCCCAGCACGAAGCGGTGTGCCGATACCTGGTGGACGCCGTGGTCGGCGGCGAGAGGCGTGAGAGCGTCTCGGGCGGGGCTCCCGCGGTTTCCTCCTGGGAGCTCGTGTACCAGTCCCGCTCAGGCCCGCCGCAGGTTCCCTGGCTGGAGCCCGACATCAATGACGTCATCGCGCGCATCGCGCGGTCGAGGTCCCACGAGGCCGTGATCGTGGTTCCCGTGGGGTTCGTCAGCGACCATGTGGAGGTCATCTGGGATCTGGACACGGAGGCGCGTCAGAGTGCCGAGGAGCACGGCCTGGCGTTCCGCCGCGTGCCGACATCCGGCACCGATCCGCGGTTCGTGGCCGCGCTGGCGGATCTCGTCGAGGAGAGGATGACCGACGGGGCGCCTCGTCAGGCGGTCACTGACTTCGGGGAGACGCCCGACGTCTGCGGAACGGCCTGCTGTCTGTCCGGATCCTCCCGCGGGAGGATCGTCCCGACCACCTCCGCGCTCGACTCCGACCAGGACCTCCGAGAGTTCCGGACCCATGCTCGCACGGACGGGGAGCAGCGGTGA
- a CDS encoding cytochrome P450, whose product MESTAEDMIAEAVRAGRCRLDDLALHYAVAVTAEVVGLTSSPVPAMSRRLTRFFRQPPFDLARPRLGRTKRQLMGAAYNGLSPVLRFYLADVLPAVRDHRRRPRNDVISQLLDQGAGRADILVECVTYGTAGMVTTREFISMACWHLLEDDPLRARYLAAGQDERLGILHEIIRLEPVVGHLYRRVRDHITVSDEGREHHLAPGDLVDIDVRGANADPASVGTAPLELCPGRTLPRGIGASGLSFGDGAHRCPGRSLALLETDALLTRLLAQEPTILAEPSLGWDELFAGYRLRGSELRLGSA is encoded by the coding sequence ATGGAGTCGACCGCGGAGGACATGATCGCGGAGGCCGTCCGGGCCGGTCGATGCCGTCTGGACGACCTCGCCCTGCACTATGCGGTCGCCGTGACCGCCGAGGTCGTCGGGCTCACCTCCTCACCCGTGCCGGCGATGTCCCGGCGGCTGACCCGCTTCTTCCGCCAGCCCCCGTTCGACCTCGCCCGGCCGCGCCTGGGACGCACGAAGCGGCAGCTGATGGGTGCGGCGTACAACGGACTGTCCCCGGTGCTGCGCTTCTACCTCGCAGACGTGCTCCCCGCTGTGCGCGACCACCGCCGGCGCCCGCGGAACGACGTGATCAGCCAGCTGCTGGACCAGGGCGCCGGACGGGCCGACATCCTGGTCGAATGCGTGACCTACGGGACCGCCGGCATGGTCACCACCCGCGAGTTCATCTCCATGGCCTGCTGGCACCTGCTGGAGGACGATCCGCTGCGAGCGCGCTACCTCGCAGCCGGCCAGGACGAGCGCCTCGGCATCCTGCACGAGATCATCCGACTCGAGCCGGTCGTCGGCCACCTGTATCGACGCGTCCGCGACCACATCACCGTCAGCGACGAGGGCCGCGAGCACCACCTGGCACCCGGCGATCTCGTCGACATCGACGTGCGCGGCGCGAACGCGGACCCAGCGAGCGTCGGCACCGCACCGCTGGAACTCTGCCCGGGTCGGACGCTGCCACGCGGTATCGGCGCATCAGGACTGAGCTTCGGGGACGGAGCACATCGCTGCCCGGGGCGCTCCCTCGCCCTCCTCGAGACCGACGCGCTCCTGACCCGTCTGCTCGCACAGGAGCCGACGATCCTCGCCGAGCCGTCCCTGGGATGGGACGAGCTCTTCGCGGGATATCGGCTGCGCGGCTCCGAGTTGCGTCTTGGATCCGCCTGA
- a CDS encoding FAD-dependent oxidoreductase, whose product MRTEDAVPGPRDPHVVRIPPRPGLSAPARPRSVAVIGGGIAGLTAATALAERGVEVTVQEATDRLGGRVAAWPLDDGRTMSRGFHAFFRQYYNLRSLLRRVDPELSRLVPIVDYPLQRADGLVDSFAAIPRTPPWNLAGFVLRSPSFPLRALADIDLRTALELIDVDFPSSHSRFDGVSAAQFLDRLRFPRGARHLALEVFARSFFAHPEDFAAGELVAMFHTYFVGSREGLLFDVPADDYDTTLWAPLGEHLAHLGVSIRTSARVTSVTQRPAGWCVASEDGDLDADAVVLATDPRTTRDLVAQLDPDSAASAPDADAVRTWQRDIAHQRNAPPFAVLRLWLDGHVDPSRQAFCGTSGYTVLDNVTVLERYEQGARRWSEDHSGSVLELHAYALDADHDPRTADPARIRRLLLADLRAVYPETTGLAIIAEELRVDDDCALVDPEPRRRQPGVVTPLTGLVLAGDRIVCDYPVALMERAATTGFLAANELLHAWGSPGTRSSLPRCAAYCGGACWGGSVDHDHRRSRDHDGPPRAPQSGAARRAGRPTGRARRTDLADPIARGSSPGPACARPDDPGRVHGRTDSPGVLPTPPHPHLRRRPP is encoded by the coding sequence ATGAGGACTGAGGATGCCGTCCCCGGGCCGCGGGACCCCCACGTCGTCCGCATCCCCCCGCGGCCCGGGCTGTCCGCTCCGGCGCGCCCACGATCGGTCGCCGTGATCGGCGGCGGCATCGCCGGACTCACCGCCGCGACCGCCCTCGCCGAACGAGGTGTCGAGGTCACCGTCCAGGAGGCGACCGACCGGCTCGGCGGACGCGTCGCCGCCTGGCCCCTCGACGACGGCCGCACCATGAGCCGCGGCTTCCACGCCTTCTTCCGCCAGTACTACAACCTGCGGTCCCTGCTCCGCCGCGTCGACCCGGAGCTCTCCCGTCTCGTGCCGATCGTCGATTACCCCCTGCAGCGCGCCGACGGGCTCGTCGACTCCTTCGCGGCGATCCCGCGCACGCCGCCGTGGAACCTCGCCGGCTTCGTCCTGCGCAGCCCCAGCTTCCCGCTGCGTGCGCTGGCCGACATCGACCTCCGCACCGCGCTCGAGCTGATCGACGTGGACTTCCCGTCGAGCCATTCCCGCTTCGACGGCGTCTCGGCCGCGCAGTTCCTCGACCGGCTCCGCTTCCCTCGCGGCGCACGGCACCTGGCCCTGGAGGTGTTCGCCCGCTCCTTCTTCGCGCATCCCGAGGACTTCGCCGCCGGAGAACTCGTGGCGATGTTCCACACCTACTTCGTCGGATCCCGCGAAGGACTCCTCTTCGACGTTCCCGCCGACGATTACGACACCACGCTGTGGGCGCCTCTGGGCGAGCACCTCGCGCACCTCGGGGTGTCCATCCGGACCTCGGCGCGAGTCACCTCCGTGACGCAACGGCCCGCCGGCTGGTGCGTCGCGTCCGAGGACGGCGACCTCGACGCCGACGCCGTGGTCCTCGCCACGGACCCGCGCACCACCCGCGATCTGGTCGCACAGCTCGATCCCGACTCCGCGGCGTCCGCCCCGGATGCAGACGCTGTGCGGACATGGCAGCGCGACATCGCCCATCAGCGCAACGCGCCGCCGTTCGCCGTGCTGCGCCTGTGGCTCGACGGCCACGTCGATCCCTCCCGCCAGGCCTTCTGCGGCACCAGCGGGTACACGGTGCTCGACAACGTCACCGTCCTGGAGCGCTACGAGCAGGGCGCCCGCCGGTGGAGCGAGGACCACAGCGGCTCCGTCCTCGAGCTGCATGCCTACGCCCTCGATGCCGACCACGACCCGCGAACGGCGGACCCGGCCCGGATCCGCCGCCTGCTGCTCGCGGATCTGCGCGCCGTGTATCCGGAGACCACCGGCCTCGCCATCATCGCCGAGGAGCTCCGGGTCGATGACGACTGCGCCCTGGTCGATCCCGAACCCCGCAGACGGCAACCGGGCGTCGTCACGCCGCTGACGGGCCTGGTGCTCGCCGGGGACCGCATCGTGTGCGATTACCCGGTAGCCCTCATGGAACGCGCCGCCACCACCGGATTCCTCGCAGCCAACGAGCTCCTGCACGCCTGGGGGTCACCGGGCACGAGATCATCTCTCCCCCGATGCGCGGCCTACTGCGGCGGGGCGTGCTGGGGCGGATCCGTCGACCACGACCATCGGAGGAGCCGCGACCATGATGGGCCACCCCGGGCGCCGCAAAGCGGTGCGGCCCGACGAGCCGGACGGCCCACGGGTCGAGCGCGACGGACCGATCTGGCGGATCCGATCGCTCGAGGCAGCTCGCCAGGTCCTGCGTGCGCGCGACCGGACGACCCAGGCCGGGTTCACGGCCGAACAGATTCCCCGGGGGTTCTTCCGACGCCACCCCATCCTCATCTCCGACGGCGCCCTCCATGA
- a CDS encoding methyltransferase domain-containing protein codes for MTLSDAFTRSARRYDLLTGLNPGYRRELREAAEDLAAGIGRGRDHDAGPPPRIWDLGCGSGLSTRALLRAMPTARVTGLDASAGMLARARIKSWPSTTHFVTGDVEELSTHPEPALQEQPNGIFAAYLFRNLAPDARDAALAHISTRLRPGGRLVVHDYSVRESLRARVVWSLVCWLIVIPLSRIVGADPGLYRYLWHSVRDNDSTARFRRRLLEAGFEEVAVRTGRGWHRGILHTYTARAPGGPDED; via the coding sequence ATGACGCTGAGTGACGCCTTCACCCGCAGTGCCCGACGGTACGACCTCCTGACCGGGCTGAACCCCGGCTACCGGCGCGAGCTGCGCGAAGCGGCCGAGGATCTCGCCGCCGGGATCGGACGCGGGCGGGACCACGATGCGGGCCCTCCGCCCCGGATCTGGGACCTCGGCTGCGGCTCTGGGCTCAGCACCCGCGCCCTGCTGCGCGCGATGCCGACGGCGCGCGTGACGGGCCTGGATGCCTCTGCGGGCATGCTCGCGCGGGCTCGCATCAAGTCCTGGCCGTCGACCACGCACTTCGTGACCGGCGATGTGGAAGAGCTCTCGACGCATCCCGAACCTGCTCTCCAGGAGCAGCCGAACGGGATCTTCGCCGCGTACCTCTTCCGGAACCTCGCTCCCGATGCTCGCGATGCAGCCCTGGCGCATATCTCCACCCGCCTGCGACCGGGCGGACGTCTGGTCGTGCACGACTACTCGGTCCGCGAGTCCCTGCGCGCCCGGGTCGTGTGGAGCCTCGTCTGCTGGCTGATCGTCATCCCTCTCAGCCGGATCGTCGGCGCCGATCCCGGTCTCTACCGGTACCTGTGGCACTCCGTCCGCGACAACGACTCGACCGCCCGGTTCCGGCGCCGGCTCCTCGAGGCGGGCTTCGAGGAGGTCGCTGTCCGCACCGGTCGTGGTTGGCACCGAGGGATCCTGCACACCTACACAGCCCGTGCACCAGGAGGCCCCGATGAGGACTGA
- a CDS encoding lycopene cyclase domain-containing protein, translated as MDIPEYTVLTVLGILLVVLLELLVLRTGIFRRPAYWLAMAICLAFQIPVDGWLTKLSAPIVIYHPDEFLGIRFPWEIPIEDFGFGFAMMTLTIMVWQHLKNRRGADDDAE; from the coding sequence ATGGACATTCCTGAATACACCGTGCTCACGGTCCTCGGGATCCTCCTGGTCGTCCTGCTCGAGCTGCTCGTGCTCCGCACCGGCATCTTCCGCCGGCCCGCCTACTGGCTCGCCATGGCGATCTGCCTGGCCTTCCAGATCCCCGTCGACGGGTGGCTCACGAAGCTCTCCGCACCCATCGTCATCTACCATCCGGACGAGTTCCTCGGTATCCGTTTCCCCTGGGAGATCCCGATCGAGGACTTCGGATTCGGGTTCGCCATGATGACTCTGACGATCATGGTCTGGCAGCACCTGAAGAACCGGCGAGGGGCTGACGATGACGCTGAGTGA
- a CDS encoding lycopene cyclase domain-containing protein, which translates to MTEFQYLLLMGACVAITLPLEFVLRARVYRRWRLLLPTILVVVLVFGLWDVLGIVREHWTYDSAYMTGVMIGPLPLEELVFFVVIPLAALLSYEGVETVLRIARRRLADRRRTQ; encoded by the coding sequence ATGACCGAGTTCCAGTACCTGCTCCTGATGGGTGCGTGCGTCGCGATCACGCTGCCCCTCGAGTTCGTCCTCCGCGCCCGGGTCTACCGGCGATGGCGTCTGCTCCTGCCGACGATCCTCGTCGTCGTGCTCGTCTTCGGTCTCTGGGACGTCCTCGGGATCGTCCGTGAGCATTGGACGTACGACAGCGCGTACATGACCGGGGTGATGATCGGCCCGCTGCCGCTCGAGGAGCTGGTCTTCTTCGTGGTCATCCCCCTCGCCGCCCTCCTGAGCTACGAGGGCGTCGAGACCGTCCTGCGGATCGCACGCCGCCGCCTCGCGGATCGACGGAGGACGCAGTGA
- the crtI gene encoding phytoene desaturase family protein, whose amino-acid sequence MSRDSGRSVVIIGGGVSGLASAALLAREGYDVDLVEARDEFGGRAGRWQRDGFRFDTGPSWYLMPEVFDHFFHLLGTSAAEQLDLERLDPGYRVFFEGHPDPIDISASATENMERFEAIEPGAGQQLERYLDSARRTYDIAVERFLYTSFDSVRPFLSTEVVRQAPRLLQLLLEPLESLVARRFHDPRLRQILGYPAVFLGSSPDRTPSLYHLMSSLDLTGGVQYPHGGFATLIDAMVDLARASGARLHAGTAATRIVTATGRRGRARATARGVQVRDPEGETRTLDADVVVATADLHHVETTLLPRRLQTYPESWWRRRTSSPGGVLVMLGIRGELPQLPHHTLLFTRDWAANFGAIADGRVPSPASTYVCKPSATDSSVAPPGHENLFLLVPAPADPALGHGGVDGAGAGAVERLADEAIEQLGRWAGVGDLPDRVVVRRTVGPADFRDDLGAWRGGILGPAHTLRQSAFFRAGNVSRRVDALYYAGSSTIPGIGLPMCLISAEVLVERLRGDDSPSPSRTPMPRRPSHRPSSEGTIRS is encoded by the coding sequence ATGAGTCGTGATTCCGGACGCTCGGTCGTGATCATCGGGGGTGGCGTCTCCGGGCTCGCCTCCGCGGCGCTCCTGGCCCGTGAGGGCTACGACGTCGACCTGGTCGAGGCCCGCGACGAGTTCGGCGGCCGGGCAGGGCGCTGGCAGCGGGATGGTTTCCGGTTCGACACCGGCCCCTCCTGGTACCTGATGCCCGAGGTGTTCGACCACTTCTTCCACCTGCTGGGCACGTCCGCCGCCGAGCAGCTCGACCTCGAGCGGCTCGACCCCGGATATCGCGTCTTCTTCGAGGGGCACCCCGATCCGATCGACATCAGCGCATCGGCGACCGAGAACATGGAGCGCTTCGAGGCGATCGAGCCGGGTGCCGGTCAGCAGTTGGAGCGCTACCTCGACTCCGCTCGGCGCACCTACGACATCGCTGTCGAACGCTTCCTCTACACCTCGTTCGACTCCGTGCGGCCCTTCCTGTCGACCGAGGTCGTCCGCCAGGCGCCGCGCCTCCTGCAGCTGTTGCTGGAGCCGCTCGAGTCGCTCGTCGCGCGGCGCTTCCACGATCCCCGCCTCCGACAGATCCTCGGCTATCCCGCGGTGTTCCTCGGCTCCTCACCGGACCGGACGCCGAGCCTCTACCACCTCATGAGCTCCCTGGACCTGACCGGCGGGGTGCAGTACCCGCACGGCGGGTTCGCCACTCTCATCGACGCCATGGTCGACCTGGCCCGCGCCTCCGGGGCGCGCCTGCATGCGGGCACCGCGGCCACACGCATCGTCACCGCGACCGGGCGGCGCGGCCGGGCCCGCGCGACGGCCCGCGGTGTGCAGGTGCGCGATCCCGAGGGTGAGACCCGGACGCTGGACGCCGACGTCGTCGTCGCGACCGCCGATCTGCACCACGTCGAGACCACCCTGCTGCCGCGCCGCCTGCAGACGTACCCCGAGTCGTGGTGGCGGCGGCGCACCAGCAGCCCGGGCGGCGTCCTGGTGATGCTCGGCATCCGCGGGGAGCTGCCGCAGCTGCCCCACCACACCCTCCTGTTCACTCGGGACTGGGCCGCGAACTTCGGGGCGATCGCCGACGGTCGCGTCCCCTCGCCGGCATCGACGTACGTGTGCAAGCCGTCGGCCACGGACTCCTCGGTCGCTCCACCCGGTCACGAGAATCTGTTCCTGCTGGTACCGGCGCCGGCGGACCCAGCGCTGGGGCACGGCGGGGTGGACGGCGCGGGGGCCGGCGCTGTGGAGCGCCTCGCCGATGAGGCGATCGAGCAGCTCGGACGGTGGGCCGGCGTCGGTGATCTCCCCGACCGCGTGGTGGTGCGCCGCACCGTCGGGCCGGCCGACTTCCGCGACGATCTCGGTGCCTGGCGCGGCGGCATCCTGGGCCCGGCCCATACTCTCCGCCAGAGCGCCTTCTTCCGCGCCGGGAACGTCTCCCGCCGCGTGGACGCGCTCTACTACGCCGGGTCGTCCACGATCCCGGGCATCGGACTGCCCATGTGCCTGATCAGCGCCGAGGTACTCGTCGAACGCCTGCGGGGGGATGACTCACCCTCCCCGTCGCGCACGCCCATGCCTCGACGTCCCTCCCACCGTCCCTCGTCGGAGGGCACCATACGGTCATGA